gcgcgcgagttGACGCACGACACGAGGTATGCCTTTTGGATAGGAATGTTTtgcttctcgagctcggcgagcggcgtcgagaCCTTGACACTGTTCGGGCCCGAGACATGGGGCGACAGCGTGCTGAGGTCCAGACGCAGGTGCTTGGTGTACACTGCGTCCGGGTCCGACGcaaagcgctcgcgctccagctcCGCGAGACGGTTCCAGTTCAGACGCGGGTGCGTGTCGGAGCGCTTCGGCGCACTGCCAACGTGAAAGCTGAGCTTGTCcatcttgcgcagcagctgctcgtACCACGACAAGGTCGTGTCGTCTACAGGGAACACGCCGGCCAGTGCACCCCACTCGGTGGTCATGTTGGAGATCGCGAGACGCTCGTCAACAGACAgcgccgagacgcccgagccggtAAACTCGATCGCGCCGTTCAGCACTTCGTCCTTGTTAAAGTAGCCACACAGCGCCACGATCACGTCCTTGCCGGTAACGCcagggcgcagcgcaccagTGAGCTCGACCTTGATCATGGGCGGGATCTGCCACCAGGTCTTGCCTGTCGCCCAGATCGCAGCAGCGTCCGTGCGGAcgatcggcgtgccgacagCGCCCACACCGCCATACATGTTCGAGTGTGAGTCAGAGGCGACGACCAGAGACTGGGGGAACGCATATCCCTCTTCCACGAGCACCTGGTGGCCAATGCCACGGCCGGCGGGGTAAAAGTCGACACCCTTTTCGCGCGCAAAGGCCTCGATGCGGCTGTACTTTTCGAGGTTCTTGGTGCTCTTGTTCTGCACGTCGTGGTCCAGCGTGAACACGACCTGGTCTGTGTTGCGGatctgcgtcgcgccgatcgACTTGAACTTGCTAATGACCGGTCCGGTGTTGTCGTGCGTCATGACCGTCGCCGGCTCGATGGAGACATAATCGCCCGACTTGACCTTCACGGTGGGGTCCCAGTCAACAGCGTACTTTTGAACGACCTTTTCAATGTAGGATTGCGGTGTGCCCTTTGCAGCATTGGCAAagccgcgcacggagcgTGCCTGCATGCCCCGCACACTACGCAAGAACATTAGCATGGCAAAATCGTTCAAGGCGCTCCGGCGCGTGGGCATTGGGTTATTTGTCAGCGTCGGCCGTGACTCATTATCTTCGGCCGAGAGAGAAACGCCGAAGTCCGGCTCCGCTGCGCTTTTCGGATCTTCTTATCCCCTACAATGCGTGCTTGTGCTATCCCCCGCAacggcctgcgcgccgctacgcgcgccgcttcgCGCCAGACCCCCGCCCGCTCCATGAGCGTTCTTGCCGCTCGTGCCCCGCGCCCGGCTACTGCCCGCACCGCCGCTGTGCCCGCCATGGTCCGCGGCTACAAGACGCTTGACTTTGCCGGCACCCCCGAGAAGGTGTACGAGCGTGCTGACTGGCCCCTCGAGAAGCTCCAGGACTACTTCAAGAACGACACCTTCGCTCTGCTCGGCTACGGTTCGCAGGGTCACGGTCAGGGTCTCAACCTCCGTGACAACGGCCTGAACGTCATCATCGGTGTCCGCAAGGACGGCGAGTCCTGGCGCCAGGCGCAAGAGGACGGTTGGGTCCCGGGAAAGAACCTCTTCAGCGTTGAGGAGGCTGCTACCAAGGGTACCATCCTCATGAACCTCCTCTCGGACGCGGCCCAGACCTCGACCTGGTCCGAGCTGCAGAAGTTCGTCACCAAGGGCAAGACTCTCTACTTCTCGCACGGTTTCTCGATCGTGTACAAGGACCAGACCGGCGTCGTCCCCCCTAAGGACGTCGACGTGATCCTCTGTGCCCCTAAGGGTTCGGGCCGCACCGTCCGCACCCTCTTCAAGGAGGGCCGTGGTATCAACTCCTCCGTCGCCGTCTTCCAGGACGTGACCGGCAAGGCCCTCGAGAAGGCCGTTGCCATGGGCATTGCCGTCGGCTCGGGCTACGTCTATGAGACCACCTTTGAGAAGGAGGTGTACTCGGACCTGTACGGTGAGCGTGGCTGCCTCATGGGCGGTATCCAGGGTATGTTCAAGGCCCAGTACGACGTGCTCCGTGCCAACGGCCACTCGCCGTCGGAGGCTTTCAACGAGACCTGCGAGGAGGCCCTTGAGTCGCTCTACCCGCTTGTTGCCCAGAACGGTATGGACTACATGTACAaggcctgctcgaccacCGCCCGCCGCGGTGCCCTGGACTGGGCCCCCGAGTTCGAGAAGGCCTGCAAGCCCGTGTTTGAGCGCCTTTACCAGTCGGTTCGCGACGGTAGCGAGACTCGCCGCACCCTCGAGTTCGCTTCGCGCCCTACCTACCGCAAGGACTTTGACAAGGAGACGGACGCCATCGCCGACCAGGAAATgtggcgcgtcggccacgTTGTCCGTAGCCTGCGCCCCAACCGCAAGTAaatgcgcggcgagcgatAGAATCTGATAAATGCACGTGTCGTATAGGCAAAAATCGCAGATTAACATAAACATAATTTAGGCATGCGGGGAAAGAATAATTTAGACACCAGGCAGTACGCAGCTTTACAGTGTGGGGGGTGATGGTGCAATGTCTTGATTATGGGGTAGAAGCGCTTGCGATTTCTATTCAATTTCTTCTTCCCCTTCAATCCAGTGCTAGAGTGCGTTAACAATATCGCCACTATCCCTTTAGTATTTCTACATGCATCCAGAGAGTATTTGTAGATGTCGAAGGTTAGCAAATGTCACTTTAT
This sequence is a window from Malassezia japonica chromosome 5, complete sequence. Protein-coding genes within it:
- the ILV5 gene encoding ketol-acid reductoisomerase (NADP(+)) (EggNog:ENOG503NVDN; BUSCO:EOG09262N3C; COG:G), with the protein product MRACAIPRNGLRAATRAASRQTPARSMSVLAARAPRPATARTAAVPAMVRGYKTLDFAGTPEKVYERADWPLEKLQDYFKNDTFALLGYGSQGHGQGLNLRDNGLNVIIGVRKDGESWRQAQEDGWVPGKNLFSVEEAATKGTILMNLLSDAAQTSTWSELQKFVTKGKTLYFSHGFSIVYKDQTGVVPPKDVDVILCAPKGSGRTVRTLFKEGRGINSSVAVFQDVTGKALEKAVAMGIAVGSGYVYETTFEKEVYSDLYGERGCLMGGIQGMFKAQYDVLRANGHSPSEAFNETCEEALESLYPLVAQNGMDYMYKACSTTARRGALDWAPEFEKACKPVFERLYQSVRDGSETRRTLEFASRPTYRKDFDKETDAIADQEMWRVGHVVRSLRPNRK
- the LYS4_2 gene encoding homoaconitate hydratase (COG:E; EggNog:ENOG503NUC6) codes for the protein MLMFLRSVRGMQARSVRGFANAAKGTPQSYIEKVVQKYAVDWDPTVKVKSGDYVSIEPATVMTHDNTGPVISKFKSIGATQIRNTDQVVFTLDHDVQNKSTKNLEKYSRIEAFAREKGVDFYPAGRGIGHQVLVEEGYAFPQSLVVASDSHSNMYGGVGAVGTPIVRTDAAAIWATGKTWWQIPPMIKVELTGALRPGVTGKDVIVALCGYFNKDEVLNGAIEFTGSGVSALSVDERLAISNMTTEWGALAGVFPVDDTTLSWYEQLLRKMDKLSFHVGSAPKRSDTHPRLNWNRLAELERERFASDPDAVYTKHLRLDLSTLSPHVSGPNSVKVSTPLAELEKQNIPIQKAYLVSCVNSRASDIAAAAAVLKGRKVAPGVEFYLGAASSIAQQEAENSGDWGALLAAGARPLPAGCGPCIGLGVGLLEDGEVGISATNRNYKGRMGSPNALAYLASPSVVAASAAEGRICAPESLRPPTEPATPTLSVVDTPAAPAAPAAAAPTTTLDPAFPESFSGTLIFAPQDNLNTDALYPGKYTYQDDITPEKQAEVVMENYDPAFAGVVAQERKRLLNEATQPNSQPGVVLVSGYNFGTGSSREQAATALKYAGVPVVLAGSFSDVFKRNAINNGLICLQCPELVEDLTTEFGRDGVRGQGSKKEGEISVLLDGASLRLDSRTGEVELRHANGTVSKYTTRPAGIGRSIQEIYVAGGMENWVAERL